DNA from Tsuneonella dongtanensis:
ACCGGATATCGCTCTCGCTTTTCCGGCATGAATGTGTTCGCGGTGTTGCCAAATGGAGACGACCGCGCCGTCGCTCGTCCACCAGCGCCCACCAGCTTGCGCTTGCCCTGCCAGCGGACCGGCGGCATAGGCGCAACCATCCCGATCCCATCGTTTCGACGAGAGACCCGCCCATGAAAGTCCGCGTCCACGTCAGCCTCAAGCCAGGCGTCCTCGACCCGCAGGGCCGCGCGGTACACCATGCGCTCGAAGGCCTCGGTTTTTCCGGTGTCGAAGACGTCCGCGTCGGCCGCCTGATCGAGCTCGACGTGGCAGACGGCACTCCTGATGCCGCGCTCGACGAAATGTGCCGCAAGCTGCTCGCCAACATGGTGATCGAAAACTACCGGATCGAGAAGCTGGAGACAGCGTGATGGCATTCCGCGGCGCGGTGATCACCTTTCCCGGCTCCAACTGCGACCGGGACATGGCGGTCGCACTGGAAAAGGTATCCGGCGCGAAAGCGTTGCGGGTCTGGCACGGCGATGCGGACCTGCCCGAGCGGCTCGACCTTATCGCGATACCTGGCGGCTTCTCCTATGGCGACTACCTGCGCTGCGGAGCCATTGCCAGCCGCAGCCCGGTGATGCGGGCCGTAATCGCTGCCGCCGGGCGCGGCGTGCCCGTGCTCGGCGTCTGCAACGGCTTCCAGGTCCTTACCGAAAGCGAGCTCCTGCCCGGCGCCCTCATGCGCAATGCGCAGCTCAATTTCACCTGCCGCGATGCCCCGCTCGTGGTCGAGAACGGGCAGTCTCTCTTCACGAGCGGCTTCGAGACCGGAGCGATCGTCAGCTTCCCGGTCGCGCACCACGACGGCAACTACTTCGCCGACGAGGACACTCTCGACAGGCTCGAAGGCGAAGGACGTGTGGCGTTCCGCTATGCCGAGGAGATCAACGGCTCGCAGCGTCGGATTGCGGGCGTGCTCAATGCGGCCGGCAACGTACTCGGCATGATGCCGCACCCCGAGCGGGCGATCGAACCCGAACTGGGCGGGACCGATGGGCGGGTGCTGTTCGAAAGCGCCATCCGCGCTCTCGCCGACGCCTGACCCCATCTGAAGACGGCAGTGCGCGGCCGATGGCGCGTCTGCCCGCTGAAGCCTATGCGCGCAGCCGATCGGGCGCGTCGGACTGGCGACGGCGAAACAACTGCAAGGCGTCCGGCGCGCGCATCGGTCGGCCGAAATAGTAGCCCTGTATCTTGGTGCAGCCGAGCTTGCGGATGAGCTCGGCTTCCTCGGCGCTTTCCACCCCTTCGGCGGTCGTGGTCATTTCGAGCGCATCGGCCATGGCGACCACGGCGCGGATGATCGCGAGGCTCTCCTTGCTCGACTGCGCCGCACCCTGGACGAAGCTGCGATCGATCTTGATCGTGGAGAACGGCAGTTTGCGCAGGTACCCGAGCGAAGAATAGCCGGTCCCGAAGTCGTCGAGCGCGATCGTGCATCCGAGAGCCAGGCACTGCTCGAGCGAGGCACGTGCCACGCTCGCGTCCCGAAGGAATATCGACTCGGTCACTTCCAGCTCGAGTCGCTGCGCATCCAGTCCGCTGACCGTGAGGGCCTGGACAACGGTCGAGGCGAAATCGGGTTCGAACAGCTGTTCGGGCGAGACGTTGACGGCGATACGGACATGGTCGGGCCAGTTGGTCGCTTCGCGGCAGGCCTGTTCCATGACCCAGGTCCCGATCGGAACGATCAGCCGGGTGTCCTCTGCGATGGGCACGAACTTGTCGGGTCGGACAGGGCCGTGCTCCGGGCTGTTCCAGCGGACCAGCGCCTCGAAACTGACGACTTCTTCAGACTGAGCGTTCACGACGGGCTGAAAATTGAGCTCCATCTCGCGATTCTCGAGGGCGCGCCGCAGGGCGAATTCCAGCTGGCGCCGCTCTTCCGCGTTGGCATGCAGGGCCGGTTCGTATCCACGATGCTCGCCGCCGCCATCGTCCTTTGCGCGATAGAGGGCAAGGTCGCCGTTGCGCATCAGGTCCTCGACGGTCCTGCCGTCGCGCGGACCGACCGCGGAGCCGACGCTGGCCCCGACATAGAGTGTGTGGTGGTCGACTTCGTAGGGTTGCGAAAGGCGCGCGATCACGCTCTTCGCGACGCGCTCGATGCAACTGCGGTCGGTCGCATCGCGGATGACGATCGCGAACTCGTCGCCGCCCAGCCTGCCGCAGAACTCGTTATCCCCCAGCACCTCCTTCAAACGCGCGGAGACCTGTGCGAGCAGCTTGTCGCCCACCTGATGCCCGAGCGAATCGTTCACCGACTTGAAGCGGTCGAGGTCGATCATCAGGAACGCGCAGCGTGTCCGCCACTGTTCGGCATAGCGCAAGGCATCGCCCAGCGCTTCGGTCAGCATAAGGCGGTTGGGGAGGCCGGTCAGGGTATCGTAGCGTGCGAGATAGGCGATCTTCTCGCTCGATTCCCGCTGTTCTGTCACGTCCGAACCAACACCGCGGATACCCGCGTAGGCGCCGTTGTCGTCGAGCATGGGCGTGCCGGACAATTCCCACCACCGCTGCTCGCGGCCGATGAAAACCTTGACCAGGAGGTTCGAAAAGCTTTCGCGCCTTTTCAGCCGCTCGGCGAGGTCGTGAAGGCTCGTCGAAAACTGCCCCGTCGACCAGCCTTCTCCGCTGATCAGCTCCAGGAACGGCTTGCCCTCTACTTCTTCGATCGACTTGCCCAGGGCAAAGGCGAAACGGGGCGAAGCCGAGCGGACGAGGCGGTTGACGTCGACCTGCCACAACCAGTCGGCCTGGTTCTCCTCGAATTCGCGGAGGAGGAGCGACACGACCTCGCTCTTCTCGATATTGCCGGCCTCGGCAAGGCAGGCGTTCATGTGAATTCGCGCCACGTTCGCCACGCCGATGAGGACCACGACCAAAAGCACCGCGACCGCGATCGCCATGCCGAACTGCCCGAACCACAGGAACGACGCTATCATGGCCAATCCGGTGATCGACCCGAAGACGACCGTAATGAACGGTGCAACCCCGAGCGCCAGGGTGGATCCGACGATGAGGGCCGCAAGCAGCAGGGCCGTGCCGGCCCTCTCGGTGTCACCCGCGAAAGATGTGAACGCCAGAACGGGGATACACCATGCAAGCGCGACGGTCGCGGTCGCGGCAGCCTTTCGGTTGATTTCTGCGCGGGTTATCCGGGGGCGCTCATCGACCGACAGAAGCCGGTCGATCCGAAGCGTGAAATGCAACGCGGCCGCCAGCGCGACTGCGAACGACGCAAGCAAGGCGACGGGGGCCTGGCCGGCATAGAGCAGAATGGCGATGGACGCGCAGACGGCGTGAACCACTACCCGTAGTCGCGCGGTCTGGTTGACCTGCGAGAACTGCAGCGCGCGCAGCCGGTTCCAATCGCCACCGTCGGGGTCGCGCAACCCCAGCAGGGCGAGCATCGGCGCCTCGGCTGGAAGCTCGAATGCGGATTTGCTGCGATCGTTCACGCATCCGCCGTATCCGATAAAGGTTATACGGCGGTAAATCCCTAGAAGAAAAGCAGAATTCGGGCTTTTGACGAAACCTGAAATTAACTATCCGGGCCCGCCGAAGCGGTCGCCAAACGAAATCAATTCGTTAGATCGAACGATCCAATCAAGCGTTCGAGGGGCCCCGGCGCGCGAGTCGCCGGAGTAGCGAAAGCTGGCCGAGCAGTTTACTCCACCGTTACCGACTTGGCGAGATTGCGCGGCTGGTCGACGTCGGTGCCCTTGGCGCAGGCGACGTGGTACGCCAGCAGCTGGACCGGCACGGCATAGACCAGCGGCGCGATGAGCGGGTGGACACGGGGCATCTGGATCGTCGCAAGACAGCCCTCGCCGGCCTCCTGCAGACCCTGCTCGTCGCTGATCAGGACGATCTTGCCGCCGCGCGCACGCACTTCCTGCATGTTGGAAACGGTCTTCTCGAACAGGGGGCCGGACGGCGCGAGCACGATGACCGGGACCGATTCGTCGATCAGCGCGATCGGCCCGTGCTTCATCTCGCCCGATGCATATCCTTCGGCATGGATGTAGCTGATTTCCTTGAGCTTCAGTGCCCCTTCCAAGGCTAGCGGGTAGTCCGGGCCGCGGCCCAGGTAGAGCACGTCGCGTGCCGGGGCGATCAGGTGCGCCATGCCGGCGATGTCCTCGTCGTGATCGAGCGCCGCGTTGAGGCAGGCGGGGGCTTCGAGCAGGTGGCGGACGACTTCCTGTTCTTCGGCTCGGTCCATCCGCCCCTTCTTGACGGCGAGGTGCGCGGCAAGCGCGGCGAGGACGGCGAGCTGGCAGGTGAATGCCTTGGTACTGGCCACCCCGATCTCGGGCCCGGCATGCGTCGGCAGCAATAGGTCCGCCTCACGCGCCATCGAACTCGTCGGCACGTTGACGACGACCGCAATGGTCTGGCCGTTGGCCTTGCAATGCCGGAGCGCGGCAAGGGTGTCCGCAGTCTCGCCGCTCTGGCTGATGAACAGCGCAAGGCCGCCCTCCTCGAGCGGCGGCTCGCGGTAACGGAATTCGCTCGCGACATCGATGTCCACCGGGACGCGGGCGAAGGTCTCGAACCAGTACTTCGCCACCATCCCGGCATAGAACGAGGTGCCGCAGGCCACGAGGGTGATCCGCCGGACCGCCGACAGGTCGAAATCGATCTGGGGCAGCGCCACCCTGTTGTCGGCCTGGTGGATGTAGCTCTGGAGTGTCTGGGCGACCACCGTCGGCTGCTCGAAGATCTCCTTCTGCATGTAGTGCCGGTAATTGCCCTTCTCGACCGCCGCGGCCGAAGCGCCCGAGGTGGTGATCGCACGCTCTACCGGCGTGTTCTCGGCATCGTAGACTTGCGCGCCGTCACGGGTGACGACCACCCAGTCGCCCTCTTCCAGATAGGAAATCTGCTGGGTCAGAGGCGCCAGCGCGAGAGCATCGGAACCGAGGTAGGTTTCGCCCTCGCCGTAACCAACGACCAGCGGCGAGCCGAGGCGCGCGCCGATCAGCATGTCCGGATGGTCGCGGAACGCGATCGCCAGCGCAAAGGCCCCGCGCAGGCGCGGAAGGACCGCCTGCACCGCTTCTTCGGGAGCGGCGCCGCCTTCGACTTCCGCGGAAATCAGATGCGCGACGACCTCGCTGTCGGTCTCGCTCTCCAAAGTGCGACCTGCGGCGAGTAACTCGTCCCGCAGCGGCTTGAAGTTCTCGATGATGCCGTTGTGGACGAGTGCGACGTGCCCCGTGGCATGCGGGTGGGCATTGTTGGCGGTCGGCGCGCCGTGCGTCGCCCAGCGCGTGTGGGCGATGCCGACGGTGCCGGGTGCAGGATTGCGCTCGAGCTCGCGGACGAGGTTGGCCAGCTTGCCTTCGGCCCGGCGGCGGACGAGTTCGCCGCCGGACAGCGTGCAGACCCCGGCACTGTCGTAGCCGCGGTACTCCATGCGCCTGAGGCCGTCGACGAGCCGGTCGGCGACCTCTTCCTTTCCGACGATACCGATGATTCCGCACATGGACGATGGACCTTGTTCTAGAGAATGTAGGGAACGCGGATGCCCGGCATGTTTGCCGGGAAATCCTTGACGTTGCGGGACACCAGTACGCGGCCGCGAACGAGCGCACTGGCAAGGATTATGGCATCGGCAGCGCGCAATCGGGACCGTTCGCGTCGCAGTGCCGCGGCACGTGCGCCGATCTCGGCGTCGATCTCATCGATAGCGAAACCCGATAACAAGCGTTCCGCCATCTTGAGTTCGGCTGGCGTGCCCTTCGACAGCACCTCGATCCAGACCATCCGGCTGATCCATGCCCGCGAGCCGAACGCCACCGCACGCCGGATTTCCGCCGCCGCCGGTTCGTGTCCGGCAAGCGCGTCGATAAGGATATTGGTATCGAACGAAAAACCGCTCACCGGCCACCGGATGATTTCGGTTCGGGATATTTGCCGGCGATCATGTCGAGATAAATCTGGCGCTGACGATCGTCTTCCTCGTCGAACAGGTCGGGAAATTCGGCCTTTACCTCTTCGTAGTCGTCATCCCACGGACGGGTCGAGGCAGCCCGCTCGCGGCGCTGCCACTTCACGGCGTCACCGATATCCGTGCGATGCTTCCACGCTCCAAACCCATCTTTGAGCCACGCAAGGTCATCGTCGGCCTCGGCTTCGGCTTTATAGGCACGCACCGCATCCCGGAGGACCGAGGCGCGCGATCGCCCCTGCTCTTCCGCGATGCGGTCGAGCCACCTGATGTCGTCGTCGGGGAGGTCGGCAAGGATTCGCGTCATGATATCGCGATATCATATCATGATATCAACGCCCGTCAAGCGCGTCGCTCGGGGCCGCCCCACCGCCACAGGAGCAACCCCGCGCCGATGATCAGGGCGGCACCACCCACTGCCATGGCGTCGGGGCGGTCGCCGAACCACCACCAGCCGAGCGCAGTGGCGACCAGAAGCTGGACATACGTCATCGGCGCGATCCGCGAGGCCCCCGCGCGCGTCGTACCGAGGTAGATCAGCCAGTGCGCGCTGCTCGCGCTGAGCGCGACAAACGCGCATTTCGCCACGACCTCGAGCGACGGGGTGGAAATCGCGAGCGCCGGCAATCCGGACGCATGTCCTGCCGCTGCAGCAAGGATGAGGATGGGTGCGGCGATCAGCGCCAGGACCGCCTGCATCGCCAGCGCGCTGGCACTGCCCGCGACCGATCGGTTCGCCATGAACAGCGCGCTCATCGCGAACGCCGAGACCAGCGGCAGGAGAGCAGCGATCCCGAGCGGGGCGAGGTTCGGGCGGAGCACGATCAGCACGCCGGCAAAAGCCACCAGGCACGCCGCCCACGTCGCCGGGCCGGTGCGCTCGCGGAGCACCAGCGGTGCGAGCGCCGCTGTGATGATCGGGCTGGCGAACACGATCGAGGTGGCTTCCGCAAGCGGCATCAGCTGCAGCGACCCGAAGAACGCGACCGTCGCAACCGCCACGCTCGCCCCGCGCACGAGCTGGGCGCCCGGGCGGACGAAGCGGAACGCCGCCCTCCCTTCGGTCGCCAGCAGCATCGCCGAAAGCCCCGCTGCACCAAGGACATAGCGCAGCGCAGCAATAGCGGTGGGCGGCCATTCGCCGGCGATCGACTTCACGACCGCGTCGCCGACCGACAGCAAGGCAAAGCCGGCAAGCGCCACGAGCAACCCGCTGCGATCGTTGGTCGAAGATCGGGCGGCGGTCATCTCGGCGCCCGCCCCTATGGCAGCGGCACCGCATCCGCCATCGAAAAATCCGTCGCGGTCAGGCGGGAACCGCCGCCGCCCTCGGCCAGACCGGCCCGAACACGGCCCTGCGCGACAGCGAGAGCAGCGGCTGCTCGAGGAATCGATAGGTCGCGAGCCCCAGGGCGAGGCTGACCACGGTGAGGATGGCGATGGTCCATTCCCCGTGTAGGCTGGTCGCGGGGAGCCACTTTTCGGCCGCCATCGTCAGCGGCCAATGCACGAGATAGAGCGAATACGATGAATCGCCGATCAGGCGCGCGAAGCGCCAGCCCGGTCCCCGGCCGCCCCGACGGTCGAGCCATCGCTCTCCCATCGCGAGCGCACCGGCGGTGAACGCCATCGCGGGGAGGCCCCACCATATCAATCGTGCCCGGTCCGTCGTGCCGACGAACATCAGCTCGGACTTTGCGACATCGCCGATGCCGTTCCACACGGCCCACCCGACACCCGCCAAGGCGCCGATCAGCAGGACCGGCCCGGTCACTCCGGACCGTGTCAGCCAGCCCGAGCGGAAGATCCACGCGAGCAGCAACCCGGCCGCGAATTCCGCGAACAGCGCATTGAACATGAGGTTGTCGAGCGGCAGCAGCTGCTCGCCGCGGAACGCGATCGCCGCGCTCGCCAGTGCCGCGAGGCAGCATGCAGCCAGGGCATGCCGGCGGGCCACCAGCAGACAGGCCGCCAGCATGCAGTAGAACATCCACTCGAACGCCAGCGTCCACCCGACGGCGAGGACAGGGTGTTCGTAGGTTTCCTGGAACACGATAGGCAGCATGGTCAGCGTGTTGACGACCGCCATCCATTCGATGGGGCTTCCGATCGCCCACAGCACCAGCCCGGCAGCCACGCTCAGCAGCCAGAACAGGGGCACGATCCGTACGAAGCGTTCGGCCAGGAAGCGGGCGGCACCCCGCTGCGGATCAGCCATCACAGCCGATCCCATCGCGAATCCGGAGATGACGAAGAAGACATCCACCCCGATCGCGCCGAGGTCGTTGACACCGGGCAGGGACAGCCATTCGCCATACGCGCCCATGTCGGGCCGGTACTGCACGACATTGGTCGCGTGGACCCACACCACGAGGAGCGCCGCGAGCCCGCGGAGCACCTGGATCGTCTCGATCCGCTGACCTCCCGATGGCCGTGGGCCTGTCATGCGCCGACCAGCCATTTCGACCGTTTCCCGAGCCCCTTGCGCAGGCCGAGGACCGACGCGAACGATAGCGCGAAGACGACCGCCGTCGAGATTAAGACCGAAAGCAGCGGCCAGCCATCCACCCGCAGGTCGACCGCGCCACGCTCGAGCAGCATGATCCAGGGGTAATGCAGGAAGAAGAGACCGAAGCTGACCCCTGCGAGCATCTTCGTGCGGGCCCCGACCCGCCCGGAATAGCGCGAGAACAAGCCCAGGAAGAAGCAGGTCTGGGCGACCTTCTGCAGGTACTGGAAATTGATCCCCATCGGTTCGAAAGGGGCACCCGCGTGCATCGTATGGCCGTGCGCGAAGGCCTGGAGCCAGGCCAGTGCCGCAGCGGCCAGCCCGCTCGCCCAGATGGCGTCAGCACGGGCGAGGCGGGGCAGCAGCCAGCCGCGTTCCTGCGCCGCGAAGATTCCGAAGAGAAGGTAGAAGAGGAAATAGGCGAAGTTCTGGACGCCCGGGGCCCCGTTCACCGGCCGGTTGATCACGAGGCCCAGCGCAAGCGCGGCCAGCAGGGCGAGCGCCTTTTCCCGCGGGCCGAGGCGCCCCGTCAGCGCGAAGACCGGCCCCAACACCACGATCACCGCCAGATAGGGGATGTACCACATCGGCGTGTCCGACACCGCATAGAGGAAAGCATCGCTCAGCAGGTCGACCAACCCCGTCGTGGGGCCCACGCCCGGGACGGCGGCTGCCCGCTCCGGGGCGAAAGCCAGCCCGAGCAGCCCGATGACGAATATCCATGCGAGCGCCGGCACGAACACCGTGCGCCATTTTCCGATGACGTACGGGCCGTAGTCGAACCGCGCGGCGTTGACGATCTGGAACAGGAAGCCCGAGATGAAAACGAAAAGCGCCGTCGCGCCACTGAAAAGCGAAAGGACTGTCAGCGTCATCGGGCTGACGGGCGACCCGTCGAGGCCGAGGCCGTAGACATGCGCCGCGATCACCTGAACTATCGCCATCGCGCGGAATGCGTCCATGTAGGCCAGCCGCTCGCGCGGCAGCGTCGCCGGCCCTACGGGCGGGCATGCTTCCTGCGGCGAGTTATTGGTTAACGCGATCATGCGCCCGGATATCGCCGGGAAAGCTTAATTCGGTGCTAAGGCGCGACTTGACGCCTCCACCCGCCTGCCCGGATGAAGCGCCGGTAACCGGCTATTAACCGAAAATCTTCAGGGTAGCCGACGTTAGTGGGTCGGGGGCAGAATTGACAAGTATCGTACAGTCGATCCGGCGTTCGCGCCGCATCCGTGGCATACGGGCGAAAGTCACCCGCCGAATCAGGGGTGCCGACCGGCGTCTCGCGAATCCGCGGACATGGGCGCTGGCGATTGCCGGGCTCGCGGCGCTGCAGCTTGCGCTCATCCTCACGCACCGCGCGCACGTCGACGAGTACCAGTCGATCCAGCTCACTGTGCAGGCGCCCGACATCCCGACGTTGCTCGATTGGTTGCGCTACGAAGGGCATCCGCCGCTGTGGTACTTCATCCTGCGCGGCCTCGCCTATTTCATGGAGCCGATGACCACGCTGAAGGTAGCCGCGATCGGCTGCGCGGTGGCGGCACACGCGGCGATCCTGTTCGGCAGTCCGTTCACCCGGGCCGAAAAGCTGCTGTTGTGTACCAGCGAATTCATCATGTTCGAATACATGACGATCTCGCGCAGCCTTTCGCTCGGGGTCGCCGCCATCGTCATCGCCATGGGCACCTGGCGGCGCCGGTGGGTGTGGCTGCCGATCGCCATTCTGCCGATGTGCGATTTCCTCTTCGGCGTGTTCTCCGTCGCATTCGTCGCCATGAAGCTCAAGGAACGCGACATCTGGGTGCCCGGACTGGCGCTCTGGGCGATCAGCGGAGCGGCCGCCGCATGGTCCGTCATCCCCGCCGCCGACATGGAGCCGGCGATTGCCCTGCTCGCGCCGTTCCAGTCGTTCGCGCAGTGGCTGTTCACCATGGGCGTTCTGCTGGTGCCGTTCCAGGGTGCCGTCATCCCGCAGTGGGATGCCGCACCGAATTTCCTAGTCGCATCGTGGGGCGGAGTGGCCTTTCTCTACTGGGCGTGGAGGGAAACCGAGCGCGAGGCACTGTACCGCATCATACTGTTCGCCTTCGTGCTGCTGACCGCCGTCTTCTCGCAGCTCGTGTATCAGCTGTCCGCGCGTCACCTGATGCTGATCGCGATCCTGTTCATCGCGCTCAAGTGGCGCATGCGGGCCAGGGGCGAGCGGCCGGGCCCGGCTTTCAGATTGTGGCTCGCGGTCGCCTCGGCGTGCGGACTCGCGGTTGCGGCGATCAGTTTCGTCTGGCCCTTCGACACCGCCCATCTCGCCGCCCGCGAAATCGAACGTCTGGGCCTGCGCGACAAGCACTGGACGGTCTTCACCGTCAACCGCGCCCAGGGCATCTCGGCGATGACGGGAATGGAATTCGAGCGCACCGAGCTGCACTGCATGCAGAGCTTCGTGCGATGGAACAAATACAGCGACTTGGAGACCCCGCGGCAGGTGGCCCGGTATTTCCGGCGAATGGGCGTGCTGCGCGGCAAGCACTACCTACTAACCGAACTGAATCTCGACCCGATCAGGGACGACATCCTGAAGCCCGTCGCGTTCATCCCGCGTGGATACGACGGATTGTCGTTCCGCATCTATCAGGTCGGTCCTAACGAACCCGAACGGCCCGTTTCCTTACCCCCCTGCGTGCCGGGGCGTCGCCCGTTCACCCGGCTTCCCTGAACGCCGCGACTTAGGGAAAAAACAACCTTTCCGGGATATTCACGTTCCCAGGAAGTGCGGCGTTGGCCCCTTGTACCGGTGCTGGCGAGCGACGCGACCTACATGGCTTAAGGAATTCATCGATGAGTGCATTCGGACGAAAGAACGGTCCCGCCGGGATGAACCCGGGAGCCCGTCCCTCGTTCGGCGTCGCGCGCCCGATGAAGGGGGCAGTTCCCGCCGCAAATGCGCCTGTGCCCGGCGGCGGCGATCAGTTCCCGCCACTTCCCGCCGAAGAATCGTTCTCGCCGCAAGGCGCCGAGGCCAAGCAATCGGACGCCATGACCCGCCTCGCGGATCGCGCCAACGCGGTCCACGAGCAGCAGCAGGTCGGCGGCTTCGAAGCCAGCGTCCACAAGATCAAGGAACAGGTGCTCCCGCGCCTGCTCGAGCGCGTCGACCCCGAAGCGGCGGCCACGCTGACCAAGGACGAGTTGTCGGAAGAATTCCGTCCGATCATCCTCGAGGTGCTCGCCGAGCTCAAGGTCACCCTCAACCGGCGCGAACAGTTCGCGCTGGAAAAGGTGCTGATCGACGAGCTGCTCGGCTTCGGTCCGCTGGAAGAGCTGCTCAACGACCCCGACGTCAGCGACATCATGGTCAACGGGCCCGACCAGACCTACATCGAAAAGAAGGGCAAGCTGATCATCGCGCCGATCCGGTTCCGCGACGAGCAGCACCTGTTCCAGATCGCCCAGCGCATCGTGAACCAGGTCGGCCGCCGCGTCGACCAGACCACGCCGCTCGCCGACGCCCGCCTTAAGGACGGCAGCCGCGTCAACGTGATCGTCCCCCCGCTCTCCTTGCGCGGCACCGCGATCTCGATTCGTAAGTTTTCCGAAAAGCCGATTACCATCGACATGCTGCGCGACTTCGGCAGCATGAGCGACAAGATGGCGACCGCGCTCAAGATCGCCGGAGCGTGCCGGATGAACATCGTCATCTCGGGCGGTACCGGTTCGGGCAAGACGACCATGCTCAACGCCCTGTCGAAGATGATCGACCCGGGCGAGCGCGTGCTGACGATCGAGGACGCGGCGGAACTCCGCCTGCAGCAGCCGCACTGGCTGCCGCTGGAAACCCGCCCGCCGAACCTCGAGGGCCAGGGCGCGATCACCATCGGCGACCTCGTGAAGAACGCCCTGCGTATGCGCCCGGACCGGATCATCCTGGGCGAAATCCGCGGCGCTGAGTGCTTCGACCTCCTCGCCGCGATGAACACCGGTCACGACGGTTCGATGTGTACGCTCCACGCCAACAGCCCGCGCGAGTGCCTCGGCCGTATGGAGAACATGATCCTGATGGGCGACATCAAGATCCCGAAGGAAGCCATCAGCCGCCAGATCGCGGAATCGGTCGACCTGATCGTGCAGGTCAAGCGCCTTCGCGACGGTTCGCGCCGCACGACCAACGTGACCGAGGTGATCGGCATGGAAGGCGACGTGATCGTGACGCAGGAACTGTTCAAGTTCGAGTATCTCGACGAGAGCGAGGACGGGAAGATCCTCGGCGAGTTCCGCTCTTCAGGCCTGCGCCCCTACACGCTGGAAAAGGCCCGCCAGTTCGGCTTCGACCAGGCATACCTCGAGGCGTGCCTCTAGGTTTTTCCACAGGTCGGTCGGAATCTTACAAGCGAAGCGTCGGCTTCCTACAATCTCCGGTCCGCGCGGAGTGGTATAGGATGGTCCATCAAGGATGGGACCAATGCTTCGGATATTCAATTGGCAGGCTGACCTCAAACGACAGCAGCGGGGTTCGCGTCGGCAACGCGACAAGCAGAGCCGCTTCGAGGCGCTCTACATGAGCTCCCACCGCAAGTCGCGCGAGCGGACCGAAACGGCCGCCTGAGGCAGGTGCACTAACCCCTGATCCAAGCAGGCAGGCCGAGCGCGATCAGGCCGCCGCCCACCACTGCGAACATCAGGAAGAGGCCCGTCCAGGGCACCCATCCCACGCGGTCGATCGCGGCGCGCTTCACGCGCCTGCGCTCCATAAGCAGGCAACCGATCGCAAGGACGAGCGAGGCCGCCCCCGCGAGCGCGGCGACTTCCGCGTCGCTGGCAAACAAAAGGACATCGGGCAGCTTCATGGCCCGCAATATGGGATGCGTTGCGCCCGCTGCCAGAGGGCCTAGAGCGTCCGTGTGAGCCATCCGCCATCCGCGCAGAGACCGCAGCTGGCGCTGCTCATCCGCCTCGGTGCGGCCTTCGTGCTGTCGGTCATGCTGGTCTTCGTCAAGCTGGTGACCGAATCCGGCGTCACGCTGACCGAGACCCTGTTCTGGCGGCAACTGCCGACGATCCCGGTTCTTCTCCTGTGGTTCGGCATGCGGCGAGAGCTTACGAGGCTCAGGAGCGAGCGGATGGGGGCCCACTTCCGGCGCGCGGTACTGGGCCTTACCGGCATGTTCCTCAATTTCGGCGCGGTGACCCTGTTGCCGCTGGCCGAAGCGACGACGCTCGGCTTCACGACTGCCATCTGGGCCGTCATCCTGTCCGCGCTGCTCCTGCGCGAGCGGGTCGGCCTGTGGCGCTGGTCGGCGGTGCTGCTTGGCTTTGCCGGCGTGCTCGTGATCGCCCAGCCGGGGCAGAGCCACATACCGCCGCTGGGGGCAGCGGTGTCGCTCGGCGCGGCGTTCACGATCGCCCTGATCTCGATCCAGATCCGCGATCTCTCCAGGACCGAGCACCCC
Protein-coding regions in this window:
- a CDS encoding DMT family transporter, which encodes MSHPPSAQRPQLALLIRLGAAFVLSVMLVFVKLVTESGVTLTETLFWRQLPTIPVLLLWFGMRRELTRLRSERMGAHFRRAVLGLTGMFLNFGAVTLLPLAEATTLGFTTAIWAVILSALLLRERVGLWRWSAVLLGFAGVLVIAQPGQSHIPPLGAAVSLGAAFTIALISIQIRDLSRTEHPLTIVFWFSAFSLPILALAMPFVMTSHTPYQWMLLAGLGLFGLLGQFLLTAALRYGAVASVIVMDYSSLVWATLFGWWVFDRLPPAATWFGAPLIVGAGLVIAWREHRLAIERGQAITGS